AATTCAAGGCGCAATGAATGAGCTAAAGTCCAATGCTATTGGATTAGGTGCGGACACCGTAATTTTCACACTTCCCCAAGATTTTGCGACTTCCGTAACCATGTTGGGCACCGCTTATCGGTGTCGCTAATTCGACTTATCGGTAATCGGTAAGGAGAAGAAAGAAGAAAGAAGAAAGAAGAAAGAAGAAAGCCAGCTTTCGCTGGCTTATGCACTAAATCCAAGGCTTGTTGCTATATCGCCTTTACGCTGGATAACCCATTGACTGTCAAATGGCCCCCAGTCGGATAATTGGTAATAGCCATCATTATGACGTCGCCCATCTTGAACAAACATAAGTTCAATACCGATCCCCGGTAACGCCTTGAGTACATCTTGAATAGTACGACGAGGCCACCCCGTTTTTTCGATGAGTTTAGGCACATTTGGCCTATCAAGGCTTTCCACTAACAATGCTAAATATAGCCGCCTTGCAAAAACAGGACTCAACTCCATTGACACCTCCTATATATGTGCAACTCAATTATTTCTTTTTTTGCTGACAACATGTTGAGGCTGATCAATAAGTCTCCAATAGTGACATTTTCTTACTGTTTTTTTTCACTCTATGAAATATTCCTCACTCTATTTTGTCTGAATTGCCGCTTCCTGATAGGATTCAACTCATAACAACGAAATAAAATCACCCAAAGGAAGAATAATGACTATCACTATGTTTGGCATTCCGAATTGCGACACCATCAAAAAAGCAAAAAAATGGCTAGAAGCTGAAGGTATCGAGTTCGAATTTCACGATTATCGCAAACAAGGCATCACTGAAGAGTTAGTAACA
Above is a window of Vibrio atlanticus DNA encoding:
- a CDS encoding winged helix-turn-helix domain-containing protein, with translation MELSPVFARRLYLALLVESLDRPNVPKLIEKTGWPRRTIQDVLKALPGIGIELMFVQDGRRHNDGYYQLSDWGPFDSQWVIQRKGDIATSLGFSA